From one Solanum stenotomum isolate F172 chromosome 12, ASM1918654v1, whole genome shotgun sequence genomic stretch:
- the LOC125847494 gene encoding serine/threonine-protein kinase WNK8-like, producing the protein MDYELYRVVEKSPCGRYIRYDQLLGGGASKEVYIGWDRVQQVEIAWNQIVYYEDDEKLFAEEATLLKSLNHERIIKCYHYWFDSESRIFNMITELFPSGSLKKYIHNGVGVGVDLVSIKNWGRQILQGLCFLHSQSPKIIHRDIKCDNVFVVSDGKQVTLGDFGLAVRIMDGDFVKEKEAKGTPEFMAPECYDGEYNELVDVYSFGMCLLEMVTGEYPYMECSNQMHIFKKVYTGVQPVSLGKVKDYRVKDIIEKCMLPMSVRPSTEELLKDPFFLYNGGSSTFEACAPVDNILTSRAMDVRHLYLV; encoded by the coding sequence ATGGATTACGAGTTGTACAGAGTTGTAGAGAAATCTCCTTGTGGTAGGTACATTAGATATGATCAGTTGTTGGGTGGAGGCGCTTCCAAAGAAGTCTACATTGGATGGGATCGTGTTCAGCAAGTTGAAATCGCGTGGAACCAAATAGTTTATtatgaagatgatgaaaaatTGTTCGCTGAAGAAGCTACTCTGTTGAAGTCCTTAAACCATGAAAGAATTATTAAGTGTTACCATTATTGGTTTGATTCAGAGTCCAGAATATTTAACATGATCACGGAGTTATTCCCCTCGGGCAGCTTGAAAAAGTATATTCATAATGGTGTTGGTGTTGGTGTTGATTTGGTGAGTATCAAGAATTGGGGAAGACAGATTCTTCAAGGTTTGTGTTTTCTCCATAGCCAGAGCCCTAAGATCATTCATCGAGACATCAAGTGTGACAATGTGTTCGTTGTTAGTGATGGGAAGCAAGTTACACTAGGAGATTTTGGGCTGGCTGTTCGTATTATGGATGGTGATTTTGTGAAAGAAAAAGAGGCTAAAGGTACCCCGGAATTCATGGCTCCAGAGTGCTACGATGGAGAATACAACGAGTTGGTTGATGTATATTCATTCGGGATGTGTCTTCTTGAGATGGTTACTGGTGAATATCCATATATGGAGTGTAGCAATCAGATGCATATATTTAAGAAAGTGTACACTGGTGTACAGCCTGTGTCTCTCGGAAAGGTGAAGGACTACAGAGTGAAAGATATTATTGAGAAGTGTATGCTTCCTATGTCTGTTAGGCCGTCTACAGAAGAGTTGCTGAAAGATCCATTCTTTCTATACAACGGTGGATCATCAACATTCGAGGCTTGTGCTCCTGTTGACAATATTCTTACTAGTCGTGCAATGGATGTTAGGCATTTATATTTGGTGTGA
- the LOC125848727 gene encoding uncharacterized protein LOC125848727 — MDSDRQLDNCAAVCFLAGDYADGHQQDRRKICSNCDRPVKVCLCNIIPSEPITIVTRIVILHHPHEQRHKLATVPVLSKCLDNCDVIVGRRLRYGVCDILDSLHDDALRNPNFTSRAIYLFPGADTSPSQEINHWKSSKNTVEMTNYVLIAFDGTWKHAREMMRASLSFLSKFAVQVHLDYDIGNDGGTIFNSDLILRKEPFSGCMSTMEAVAHCLRILEPNGISIESNLIEVLRSMVKFQASFLKPMKPRPKLIKGGREGKI, encoded by the exons ATGGACTCTGATCGCCAATTGGATAACTGTGCCGCCGTCTGCTTCCTAGCCGGCGATTATGCCGATGGCCACCAACAAGATAGACGGAAAATCTGCTCGAACTGTGATAGGCCAGTAAAAGTTTGTTTATGCAACATAATCCCATCGGAGCCGATAACCATTGTTACTCGAATCGTAATTCTTCACCACCCTCACGAGCAGCGCCACAAGCTTGCTACGGTTCCTGTTCTATCCAAGTGCCTCGACAATTGCGATGTTATTGTTGGACGGAGATTACGCTACGGTGTTTGCGACATTCTCGATTCTCTCCATGATGATGCTCTTCGAAACCCTAATTTCACCAGCAGAGCTATTTATCTATTTCCTG GCGCTGATACTTCACCATCTCAGGAAATCAACCATTGGAAGTCCTCTAAAAATACTGTAGAGATGACTAATTATGTCTTGATTGCTTTTGATGGAACTTGGAAGCATGCCCGAGAGATGATGCGAGCAAGCTTATCTTTTCTGTCCAAGTTTGCTGTTCAGGTTCACTTAGACTATGATATTGGCAATGACGGTGGGACGATCTTCAATTCTGATTTAATTCTTAGGAAGGAACCGTTTAGTGGGTGCATGAGTACCATGGAGGCAGTAGCGCATTGCTTACGGATCCTTGAGCCTAATGGAATCAGTATAGAGTCAAATTTGATAGAGGTTTTAAGAAGTATGGTTAAGTTTCAGGCTTCTTTCCTCAAGCCTATGAAGCCTAGGCCAAAGTTGATAAAGGGAGGACGAGAGGGAAAAATATAA